The Pseudomonas eucalypticola genome has a window encoding:
- a CDS encoding sigma 54-interacting transcriptional regulator, with the protein MSQPEQFGPPLLTFPEADKSPLSIRAKALVFVDPRSRQLREDMERLASRALPVLIRGETGTGKELLARHIHRASDRGGLFVSVNCGAISPAYADAELFGHTAGAYSGSVSSRAGWFGSANGGTLYLDEIGDLPLPIQSKLLAALENHEVTRVGAQQPSPVDVRLVAATSIDLAQAVAAGKFNERLFHYLSEGQLQLPALRERPGDILSLAEYFVGIYSVRLNLPVALISESAQQVLERHAWPGNTRELENVIHFALLVSSGEEILPEHLNLPPLVEPLAEIERNIQALLSEGSGSSLQGLKALLEQTALRLAQPNG; encoded by the coding sequence ATGAGCCAGCCAGAACAGTTCGGTCCGCCCTTGCTGACCTTTCCCGAAGCCGACAAAAGTCCCCTGAGCATCCGTGCCAAGGCATTGGTGTTCGTCGACCCGCGGTCCCGCCAATTGCGCGAGGACATGGAGCGGTTGGCCAGCCGCGCCTTGCCGGTACTCATACGCGGCGAAACAGGCACCGGCAAGGAGCTGCTGGCACGACATATCCATCGTGCCAGTGACCGCGGCGGCTTGTTCGTGTCGGTCAATTGCGGGGCTATCAGCCCGGCCTACGCCGATGCCGAGCTGTTTGGCCACACTGCCGGTGCCTACAGCGGGTCGGTCAGCAGCCGTGCGGGCTGGTTCGGCTCGGCCAACGGCGGGACCCTGTACCTGGATGAGATAGGTGACCTGCCATTGCCCATCCAGAGCAAATTGTTGGCGGCGCTGGAAAACCACGAAGTCACTCGGGTCGGTGCACAGCAACCCAGCCCGGTGGATGTGCGCCTGGTGGCCGCTACCAGCATCGACCTGGCCCAGGCGGTGGCCGCCGGCAAGTTCAACGAGCGTTTGTTCCATTACCTCAGTGAAGGCCAGCTGCAATTGCCAGCCTTGCGTGAACGACCTGGCGATATCCTCTCGCTGGCCGAATATTTCGTGGGCATTTACAGCGTTCGCTTGAACCTGCCCGTCGCGCTGATCAGCGAAAGCGCCCAGCAGGTCCTGGAACGCCATGCCTGGCCAGGCAACACCCGCGAATTGGAAAACGTCATTCATTTCGCGTTGCTGGTCAGCAGCGGCGAAGAGATCCTGCCAGAGCATCTCAACCTGCCGCCACTGGTCGAGCCGCTGGCGGAGATTGAGCGCAATATTCAAGCGCTGCTCAGCGAAGGCTCTGGCTCAAGCCTTCAAGGCCTGAAGGCCCTGCTGGAGCAGACCGCATTGCGTCTTGCGCAACCCAACGGCTGA
- a CDS encoding MetQ/NlpA family ABC transporter substrate-binding protein, producing MKKALLFTALAAALTMGVANANEKLVVAATPVPHAEILELVKPTLAKEGVDLEIKVFTDYVQPNVQVDQKRLDANYFQTLPYLQNFNDGKGTHLVTVVGVHVEPFGGYSKKVKSLSELKDGATVAIPNEGSNSGRALILLQKAGLITLKDPKNALATPKDIAENPKHLKFKELESAMLPRALDQVDLDMINTNYALDAGLNPAKDALVIEGADSPYVNYLVARPDNKDSDAIKKLAAALTSPEVKEFIAKKYNGAVLPAF from the coding sequence ATGAAAAAGGCTCTGCTGTTCACTGCCCTGGCCGCCGCCCTGACCATGGGTGTTGCCAACGCTAACGAAAAGCTGGTGGTCGCTGCCACCCCGGTTCCCCACGCCGAGATCTTGGAGTTGGTCAAACCAACCCTGGCAAAGGAAGGTGTGGACCTGGAGATCAAAGTGTTCACCGATTACGTGCAGCCGAACGTCCAGGTTGACCAGAAGCGTCTGGACGCCAACTACTTCCAGACCCTGCCATACCTGCAGAACTTCAACGACGGCAAGGGTACCCACCTGGTGACCGTGGTCGGCGTGCATGTCGAACCCTTTGGCGGTTACTCGAAGAAGGTCAAGTCGCTGTCCGAGCTGAAGGACGGCGCCACCGTCGCCATCCCGAACGAAGGCAGCAACAGTGGCCGCGCACTGATCCTGCTGCAGAAAGCCGGCCTGATCACCCTGAAAGACCCGAAAAACGCCCTGGCTACCCCGAAAGACATCGCCGAGAACCCCAAGCACCTGAAGTTCAAGGAGCTGGAATCGGCCATGCTGCCACGCGCCCTGGACCAGGTTGACCTGGACATGATCAACACCAACTACGCCCTGGACGCCGGCCTGAACCCGGCCAAGGATGCCCTGGTGATCGAAGGGGCCGACTCGCCTTACGTGAACTACCTGGTTGCCCGTCCGGACAACAAGGACAGCGATGCCATCAAGAAACTGGCCGCGGCCCTGACCAGCCCGGAGGTGAAGGAATTCATCGCCAAGAAGTACAACGGTGCGGTATTGCCTGCGTTCTGA
- the rpmG gene encoding 50S ribosomal protein L33, with product MRELIRLISSAGTGHFYTTDKNKRTTPDKIEIKKYDPVVRKHVIYKEGKIK from the coding sequence ATGCGTGAATTGATTCGTTTGATTTCGAGTGCCGGTACTGGTCACTTCTACACTACCGACAAGAACAAGCGCACCACCCCGGACAAAATCGAGATCAAGAAATATGATCCGGTTGTTCGCAAGCACGTGATCTACAAGGAAGGCAAAATCAAGTAA
- a CDS encoding efflux RND transporter periplasmic adaptor subunit, with the protein MAVVRLWFIGGLCLAAALAGCGQEKQAEPQRPRVRVQAVQALDFAPPVSLTGDIQARVQTQLSFRVGGKIIKRMVDVGDRVTARQVLAQLDPKDLQTNVDSAKAAVFAEQARVTQSQAAFVRQQKLLPKGYTSQSEYDSAQAALRSSQSALAAANAQLASAREQLSYTDLVADAPGIITARQAEVGQVVQATVPIFSLARDGERDAVFNVYESLFVQPPTDQPVPVSLVEDPRVQARGKVREVTPAVSAQTGTLQVKVALDALPPGMNLGAVVSGTLTGPARPSVELPWSALTKEGSDPAVWVVDDQGKANLRKVKVSRYLTGKVVIADGLHDGEKVVVAGGQLLHPDMQVEIAAQENAEDKP; encoded by the coding sequence ATGGCGGTTGTTCGGTTGTGGTTCATCGGTGGCCTGTGCCTGGCGGCGGCGCTGGCCGGCTGTGGTCAGGAAAAACAGGCGGAGCCCCAGCGCCCGCGGGTGCGGGTGCAGGCTGTGCAGGCGCTGGATTTCGCGCCGCCGGTGAGCCTTACCGGGGATATCCAGGCGCGGGTGCAAACCCAGTTGTCATTCCGCGTGGGTGGCAAGATCATCAAGCGCATGGTCGATGTCGGTGACCGCGTCACCGCCCGCCAGGTGCTGGCCCAGCTGGACCCCAAGGACCTGCAGACCAACGTCGACTCGGCCAAGGCCGCGGTGTTCGCCGAACAGGCGCGGGTCACCCAGAGCCAGGCTGCCTTCGTGCGCCAGCAGAAATTGCTGCCCAAGGGCTACACCAGCCAGAGCGAATACGATTCCGCCCAGGCCGCGTTGCGCAGTAGCCAAAGCGCACTGGCGGCCGCCAATGCGCAACTGGCCAGCGCCCGTGAGCAACTGAGCTACACCGACCTGGTGGCTGATGCCCCGGGCATCATCACTGCGCGCCAGGCCGAAGTGGGGCAGGTGGTGCAGGCCACCGTGCCGATCTTCAGCCTGGCCCGCGATGGCGAGCGTGACGCCGTTTTCAACGTTTATGAATCGCTGTTCGTGCAGCCGCCCACCGACCAGCCGGTGCCCGTCAGCCTGGTGGAAGACCCGCGGGTGCAGGCGCGCGGCAAGGTCCGCGAGGTCACGCCGGCCGTATCCGCCCAGACCGGCACGCTGCAGGTCAAGGTAGCGCTCGACGCCTTGCCCCCCGGCATGAACCTGGGGGCGGTGGTCAGCGGCACCCTCACCGGGCCGGCGCGGCCAAGCGTCGAGCTTCCGTGGTCGGCGTTGACCAAGGAGGGCAGCGACCCGGCCGTGTGGGTGGTTGATGACCAGGGCAAGGCCAACCTGCGCAAGGTCAAGGTCAGCCGTTACCTCACCGGCAAAGTCGTGATCGCTGACGGTCTGCACGACGGCGAGAAAGTGGTGGTGGCGGGTGGGCAATTGCTGCACCCGGACATGCAGGTGGAAATCGCCGCGCAGGAAAATGCCGAGGACAAGCCATGA
- a CDS encoding alpha/beta hydrolase has translation MRSESIRYLIVPGWQGSPEDHWQTHWQNSLPNSARVEQLDWFAPQREAWVGALEQAVSSDDTPVILIAHSLGCVTVAHWAEHAPRDSLRKVLGALLVAPADVERPACSPALRNFAPIPRHLLPFPSQIVSSDNDPAVSAPRALDMARDWGSEAGLITGAGHINVKSGHQRWEQGFAYLYRLQGRIEQHALRRA, from the coding sequence ATGCGCAGCGAATCGATCCGCTATCTGATAGTCCCAGGCTGGCAAGGCTCGCCCGAGGACCATTGGCAAACACACTGGCAGAACAGCCTGCCCAACAGTGCGCGGGTCGAGCAACTGGACTGGTTCGCGCCCCAACGCGAAGCCTGGGTCGGAGCGCTGGAGCAGGCGGTAAGCAGCGACGACACCCCTGTCATCCTGATTGCCCACAGCCTGGGCTGCGTGACGGTTGCCCATTGGGCCGAGCACGCCCCACGCGATTCATTGCGTAAAGTGCTGGGCGCCCTGTTGGTGGCCCCGGCGGATGTCGAGCGGCCAGCCTGTTCACCGGCCCTGCGCAACTTCGCCCCTATCCCGCGCCACCTGCTGCCATTCCCCAGCCAAATCGTCAGTTCCGACAACGACCCGGCCGTCAGCGCTCCGCGCGCCCTGGACATGGCCCGCGACTGGGGCAGTGAAGCCGGGCTGATCACCGGCGCCGGGCACATCAACGTCAAGTCCGGCCACCAGCGCTGGGAGCAGGGCTTCGCTTATCTATACCGCTTGCAGGGCCGAATCGAGCAGCACGCCTTGCGCCGCGCATAA